TCCTGAATGCTTTCCACACCCTAGCCTCTTGACACGCCTGTTAAACTAAACCTATAGACAAGTGGAAAAGCCCGGGCACTCCCCGGGCTTTTGTTATGCTCATTTCATCGCCTGTCCGAACCATCAAGTACAAACCTAAACTGTTTTTTCCGAATACTTTGTGCATTTTTGTACCGGGGGGAGTATCCATGACCAAGCCAAACCTGAAGAGCATCGTCTTGATCGCCGCAGCCCTTCTAACGCCACTCGCTCCGGCCCAAAGTTTTCCTGATGTCAAACCAAGCCCAGCTCAACTTGCTTGGCAGGACCTCGAAATTGGGGTCATCATCCACTTCTCTACCAACACCTTCCTCAATCGCGAGTGGGGCGATGGAACCGCCTCCCCTTCCGTCTTCAATCCCAGCCACGTCGATACCGACCAGTGGATGCAGGCCGCCAAAGCCGGAGGAGCAAGGTATGCGGTCCTCGTCGCCAAACATCACGACGGCTTCGCGCTCTTCCCTAGCGCTCACACCGACTACTCCGTCAAAGCCAGCCCGTGGATGAACGGTAAAGGCGACCTCGTCCGTCTCGCCTCCGCCTCCGCCCATCGCGCTGGGCTTGGCTTCGGTGTCTATCTCTCCCCCTGGGACCGGCACGATTCTCGATACCCTGACCCAGCCGCTTACGATAAGTACTACCTCGCGCAACTCACCGAGTTGGCCAGCCATTACGGTCCACTCACCGAGTTCTGGCTCGACGGCGCAGGCTCTGCCGGGCGCACATACGACTTCGACAAAATTGTTCAAGAGCTGCGCACCTATCAGCCCAACACCCTCGTCTTCGCAGACACCGCACTCTATAAAAATGCTGACATCCGTTGGGTCGGGTCGGAAGATGGCACCGTCCCATACGAAAACTGGAACGTCATCGACCGCACCGGCTACCTGCGCTGGCGGCCTGTCGAAGCCGATACTCCGCTGCGCAAGCTGCACTGGTTCTGGCATCCCAATGATGAGGCTTCGCTCAAAACCGTTGATGAACTCGTCCACGTCTATAACAAGACCGTCGGACACGGAGCACAGCTCATGCTTGGTATCGCACCAGATGATACCGGCCGCCTACCAGAATCCGACGCCACCCGTCTTCGCGAGTTTGGCGAAGCCATCCAGCGCCTCTATGGGCCTGAGCATAACCTCACCCGCCAGGCAACACATGTCCTCAACGATCCTGCAAATGCAGCGATCGATAATGATCCCTCCACCTTCTGGTCAGCTCCCGAACGCCACGCCACTCTCGAAGTCCGCTTTGACAAGCCTGTAACCTTCGACCGCACCCTCACCATGGAATGGCTCAACGAGGGCCAGCGCGTCGAGGAGTACAGCATCGAAGTCTTCCAGAACGGAGCCTGGAAACAGATCGTCCATGCCCAGGCCATCGGACATAAAAAGATCGATATCTTCCCGCCTGTTACAGCACAGCGTGTTCGTCTGAATCTTCTCTCGACCATCGGTTCTGCCGGAATCCGTGAGTTCCAGCTGTTCAACGGATCGAATGCGCAGACCCGTTGAACAGCGCTTTTATACTGACCCAATGGCTAGTTTTTCCTTGCGTATAGCAACAGCAGAAGATGTTGCTAGTATTCGTGAATTGATCGATGCTTCTGTACGAGGTCTTCAGGCTGGTGACTATTCACCAGCCCAGATCGACGCATCGCTGCGGACCGTCTTTACTCTCGATAGCCAACTGATTAAAGACGGAACTTACCTGGTCGCGTTTTCCGAGAATGGCGAGATGGCGGGCTGTGGTGGATGGTCGAAGCGTAAGACCCTGTATGGCGGAGACCACCAGGTGGAAAGAATTGAATCCGAACTGCTGGATCCAGCAGTCGATGCAGCAAAGGTGCGAGCAATCTTTATCCATCCGCGATTTGCGCGTATGGGGCTTGGCAGTAAGATTCTGGCCGCAGCAGAAGAGGCAGCGAGGCAAGCTGGATTTCACCGCTTCGAAATGGGAAGCACTCTGACCGGTGTTGCCTTATACACGCTGAAAGGTTATCGCGAAGTCGATCGGGTAGTGGTTCCGGTAGGGACCAATGAGTCGATTGAGGTTGTGCGCATGGTGAAGGACACATCGTTGTAGGCTGATAGATACACGTTGGGAGGAATCTGGAATGTCGCAGATGGAGATCGCCAAAGGCGCAGACGAGTTATACCTTCTGTCTGGAATGTCGAACCGGCACGGCCTGGTCGCCGGAGCAACCGGGACCGGCAAGACTGTGACCCTGCAGGTGATGGCCGAAGCGTTGAGCAACATCGGCGTATCAGTGTTTGCCGCCGATGTAAAAGGCGACCTTTCGGGCATCAGCCAACCCGGAAAAAGCTCTCCCAAGTTCGAGGATAGGGTAAAGTCTCTGGGACTCGGCGAATGGGGCTTCAGCGGTACGCCCGTCGTCTTCTGGGACGTCTTCGGAAAAGAAGGACATCCGGTGCGGGCAACCGTCAGTGAGATGGGGCCGCTCCTGATGAGCCGAATCCTCAATCTGAATGAGACTCAGACCGGCGTTCTGACACTGGTCTTCAAGATTGCCGACGACAATGGACTGCTCTTGCTGGATATGAAGGATCTTCAGGCAATGTTGCAGCATGTCTCCGAAAACGCCAAAGAATACCAGACACAATATGGCAACATCTCAGCAGCAAGCGTCGGAGCGATTCAACGTGGACTTGTTGCCTTGGGACAACAAGGTGGAGATCTCTTCTTCGGCGAACCTGCTCTTAATATCGAAGACCTACTGCAAACCGATGCGCACGGCAAAGGTGTCGTGAATATCCTGGCAGCAGACAAGCTGCTGCAA
This portion of the Edaphobacter sp. 4G125 genome encodes:
- a CDS encoding GNAT family N-acetyltransferase → MRRPVEQRFYTDPMASFSLRIATAEDVASIRELIDASVRGLQAGDYSPAQIDASLRTVFTLDSQLIKDGTYLVAFSENGEMAGCGGWSKRKTLYGGDHQVERIESELLDPAVDAAKVRAIFIHPRFARMGLGSKILAAAEEAARQAGFHRFEMGSTLTGVALYTLKGYREVDRVVVPVGTNESIEVVRMVKDTSL
- a CDS encoding alpha-L-fucosidase, translating into MTKPNLKSIVLIAAALLTPLAPAQSFPDVKPSPAQLAWQDLEIGVIIHFSTNTFLNREWGDGTASPSVFNPSHVDTDQWMQAAKAGGARYAVLVAKHHDGFALFPSAHTDYSVKASPWMNGKGDLVRLASASAHRAGLGFGVYLSPWDRHDSRYPDPAAYDKYYLAQLTELASHYGPLTEFWLDGAGSAGRTYDFDKIVQELRTYQPNTLVFADTALYKNADIRWVGSEDGTVPYENWNVIDRTGYLRWRPVEADTPLRKLHWFWHPNDEASLKTVDELVHVYNKTVGHGAQLMLGIAPDDTGRLPESDATRLREFGEAIQRLYGPEHNLTRQATHVLNDPANAAIDNDPSTFWSAPERHATLEVRFDKPVTFDRTLTMEWLNEGQRVEEYSIEVFQNGAWKQIVHAQAIGHKKIDIFPPVTAQRVRLNLLSTIGSAGIREFQLFNGSNAQTR